A portion of the Acidimicrobiales bacterium genome contains these proteins:
- a CDS encoding nitroreductase/quinone reductase family protein has protein sequence MPSDVFFKAANAVHRSLFSLSGGRIGGSVDGMPALKLVTTGRHSGEPRTVMLSSPHVDGDAIAIVASKGGDDRTPAWFLNLRDNPAVTVELAGGEPRPMIARVVAGEERTALWDAITTAHPRYAQYQAKTDREIPIAVLEPAD, from the coding sequence ATGCCATCGGACGTGTTCTTCAAGGCTGCGAATGCAGTCCACCGTTCCCTTTTCTCCCTGTCGGGTGGACGGATCGGAGGGTCGGTCGACGGGATGCCTGCACTAAAGCTCGTGACCACCGGGCGACACAGCGGCGAGCCCCGGACCGTGATGCTGTCGAGTCCCCATGTCGACGGCGATGCCATCGCGATCGTCGCATCGAAGGGTGGCGACGACCGCACGCCGGCGTGGTTCCTCAATCTGCGCGACAACCCGGCGGTGACCGTCGAGCTCGCCGGTGGAGAACCGCGCCCGATGATCGCCCGGGTCGTCGCTGGCGAGGAGCGCACGGCGCTGTGGGACGCGATCACCACGGCTCACCCCCGCTACGCGCAGTACCAGGCCAAGACCGATCGCGAGATTCCCATCGCCGTTCTCGAGCCTGCTGACTGA
- a CDS encoding amino acid ABC transporter ATP-binding protein: MGDEGVFADATEMGASGEVMIELDGVVKRFGDFTALTNIDLRVAKQEVVVVIGPSGSGKSTMIRCINRLEEHDEGRIVVDGTELSTDIRNIQEIRRETGMVFQSFNLFPHMTVLDNITLAPRQVRKTPRAEAENAAMELLERVQIPEQASKYPGQLSGGQQQRVAIARALAMQPKVMLFDEPTSALDPEMINEVLEAMKTLARDGMTMIVVTHEMGFAREVADRVVFMADGQIVEVGTPQHFFENPREARTKLFLSQIL; encoded by the coding sequence ATGGGCGACGAAGGTGTCTTCGCCGACGCGACGGAGATGGGCGCGTCCGGGGAGGTCATGATCGAACTCGACGGCGTCGTCAAACGTTTCGGGGACTTCACCGCTCTGACCAACATCGATCTACGGGTCGCCAAGCAGGAGGTCGTCGTGGTGATCGGGCCGTCCGGTTCGGGCAAGTCCACGATGATCCGCTGCATCAACCGCCTCGAGGAGCACGACGAGGGCCGCATCGTGGTCGACGGCACCGAGTTGTCCACCGATATCCGCAACATCCAGGAGATCCGCCGCGAGACGGGGATGGTCTTCCAGTCCTTCAACCTGTTCCCCCACATGACCGTGCTCGACAACATCACCCTTGCGCCTCGCCAGGTACGCAAGACACCGAGAGCCGAAGCCGAGAATGCAGCGATGGAGCTACTCGAGCGGGTTCAGATACCCGAACAGGCGTCGAAGTACCCGGGTCAGCTCTCCGGGGGTCAGCAGCAGCGGGTCGCCATCGCCCGGGCACTCGCCATGCAGCCCAAGGTCATGCTCTTCGACGAGCCGACGTCCGCGCTGGATCCCGAGATGATCAACGAGGTCCTCGAGGCGATGAAGACTCTCGCCCGGGACGGGATGACGATGATCGTCGTCACCCACGAGATGGGGTTCGCACGGGAGGTGGCCGACCGCGTGGTGTTCATGGCCGACGGTCAGATCGTCGAGGTCGGGACCCCGCAGCACTTCTTCGAGAACCCCCGCGAGGCTCGCACCAAGCTGTTCCTCTCCCAGATCCTCTGA
- a CDS encoding amino acid ABC transporter permease → MTAPDRASPLPAVVRSGAIAWARRNLFKNVTDTIVTLVFAPVLLFALWRAARYVFITGRWTIVRENLKLFVVGRYPADDVWYVAMGLIVFATLAGLIAGTVHARAAAAAENPHTPGVAERVRDLAGRLWAGLVAVLLMLALAKTVTPWLVALAALAAGVVARMIGARLGPRALVPVLVTTVVVSGVMVWVLTIPVGWDEWGGLMLTMFLAVVSIGLCFPIGVVAALGRRSKLPIIRAISTGYIELFRGVPLFVLLLMANVALGFFLPPSWPLPSTVVRAIVVFTLFTSAYVAEIVRGGLQSLPRGQTEAGQALGMSPPRVTLFIVLPQALRNVIPALVGQFISLFKDTVLAGAAMGLLDILSVAEAITQQEQFRGQQLIAETLAFVALVFWAGSYTMSNESQRLEKKLGVGER, encoded by the coding sequence ATGACCGCGCCCGATCGCGCCTCACCCCTGCCGGCCGTGGTGAGGTCCGGCGCGATCGCCTGGGCCCGGCGCAATCTCTTCAAGAACGTCACCGACACGATCGTGACCCTCGTGTTCGCGCCCGTTCTCCTGTTCGCACTGTGGCGGGCCGCACGGTATGTCTTCATCACCGGGCGGTGGACGATCGTGCGTGAGAACCTCAAGCTGTTCGTCGTCGGCCGCTACCCCGCCGACGACGTCTGGTACGTGGCGATGGGGCTCATCGTGTTCGCGACACTCGCCGGACTCATCGCCGGGACCGTGCACGCACGGGCAGCCGCAGCTGCCGAGAACCCGCACACTCCTGGTGTCGCGGAGCGGGTCCGTGATCTGGCGGGGCGGCTGTGGGCGGGCCTCGTCGCCGTACTCCTCATGTTGGCCCTCGCCAAGACAGTCACACCATGGCTCGTCGCCCTCGCCGCGCTCGCGGCGGGAGTGGTCGCGCGGATGATCGGGGCGCGCCTCGGACCCCGCGCACTCGTGCCGGTCCTGGTGACGACCGTCGTCGTGTCAGGGGTCATGGTCTGGGTCCTCACGATCCCGGTCGGCTGGGACGAGTGGGGCGGTCTGATGCTCACCATGTTCCTCGCTGTCGTCTCGATCGGCCTGTGCTTCCCGATCGGCGTGGTTGCCGCTCTCGGGCGCCGGTCCAAGTTGCCCATCATCCGCGCGATCTCGACGGGCTACATCGAACTGTTCCGCGGCGTTCCCCTGTTCGTTCTGCTGTTGATGGCGAACGTGGCGCTCGGCTTCTTCCTCCCGCCGTCGTGGCCACTGCCCAGCACCGTCGTCCGCGCCATCGTCGTGTTCACCCTGTTCACCTCCGCGTACGTCGCGGAGATCGTGCGCGGTGGGCTGCAGTCGCTGCCGCGCGGTCAGACCGAAGCCGGCCAGGCGCTCGGGATGTCCCCGCCGCGCGTGACCCTCTTCATCGTCCTGCCCCAGGCGCTGCGCAACGTGATCCCGGCCCTGGTGGGTCAGTTCATCTCCCTGTTCAAGGACACGGTGCTCGCCGGCGCGGCGATGGGGCTGCTCGACATCTTGTCCGTGGCCGAGGCGATCACCCAGCAGGAGCAGTTCCGTGGCCAGCAGCTGATCGCCGAGACGCTCGCCTTCGTAGCGCTCGTCTTCTGGGCCGGGTCCTACACGATGTCGAACGAGAGCCAGAGACTCGAAAAGAAGCTGGGGGTCGGCGAACGATGA
- a CDS encoding ABC transporter permease subunit (The N-terminal region of this protein, as described by TIGR01726, is a three transmembrane segment that identifies a subfamily of ABC transporter permease subunits, which specificities that include histidine, arginine, glutamine, glutamate, L-cystine (sic), the opines (in Agrobacterium) octopine and nopaline, etc.) produces the protein MTDASTAVRTRPPLWRDVRALSWAYQLAVLGGVLALLFWLYRNVQATSDQIGIPVGFDFLDQPSAFTIPGNSLRTSQPVSDALWQGLGNTIRVSFVGIVLATILGTLIGIARLSSNWLLSTAARLYVEVLRNLPLLVIIFVTYSAIVLPVFPPIEDAWIVGDLAVFSNRGNGLPWFEGSGWAVIGVALLAAAGAWASARWRRSVSDRTGELARTGAWAIPAFFVVAVALWLAFGLEITLPERQGRIISGGIGVGPEYLALLLALSLYTASHIAEIVRASIQSVHRGQNEAASALALSGFQRMWYVVLPQAMRIAIPPVGNQYANLMKNSSLGAVISYFELTTVTRTTVGNGSPAVPAFLLALAIYLVVSLVISAFVNLANRRMRLVER, from the coding sequence GTGACGGACGCCTCGACCGCTGTCCGCACGCGCCCGCCCTTGTGGCGGGACGTGCGGGCGCTGTCGTGGGCCTACCAGTTGGCGGTGCTCGGGGGCGTCCTCGCCCTGCTGTTCTGGCTGTACCGCAACGTCCAGGCCACGAGCGACCAGATCGGCATCCCGGTCGGGTTCGACTTCCTCGACCAGCCGTCGGCATTCACCATTCCCGGGAACTCGCTGCGTACGTCCCAGCCGGTCTCGGATGCGCTGTGGCAGGGCCTCGGCAACACGATCAGGGTGTCGTTCGTCGGCATCGTGCTCGCGACGATCCTGGGCACTCTCATCGGCATAGCCCGGCTCTCCTCCAACTGGCTGCTGTCCACCGCCGCCCGCCTCTACGTGGAGGTCCTTCGAAACCTTCCGCTGCTGGTGATCATCTTCGTCACCTATTCGGCCATCGTTCTGCCGGTCTTCCCACCGATCGAGGACGCCTGGATCGTCGGCGATCTGGCGGTCTTCTCCAACCGCGGCAACGGCCTGCCCTGGTTCGAGGGGTCCGGATGGGCGGTCATCGGCGTTGCGCTACTCGCCGCTGCCGGGGCGTGGGCCAGCGCCCGCTGGCGAAGGTCGGTGTCGGATCGCACCGGTGAACTCGCCCGGACCGGGGCCTGGGCCATACCGGCGTTCTTCGTCGTGGCCGTCGCCCTGTGGCTCGCGTTCGGGCTCGAGATCACTCTTCCTGAACGTCAGGGACGCATCATCAGCGGCGGCATCGGCGTGGGCCCCGAGTACCTCGCTCTGCTCCTCGCACTGTCTCTGTACACGGCGAGCCACATCGCCGAGATCGTGCGGGCCTCCATCCAGTCCGTGCACCGCGGTCAGAACGAGGCCGCCTCCGCTCTGGCGCTCAGCGGGTTCCAGCGCATGTGGTACGTCGTTCTTCCCCAGGCGATGCGCATCGCCATCCCCCCTGTGGGCAACCAGTACGCCAACCTGATGAAGAACTCCTCGCTCGGCGCGGTGATCAGCTACTTCGAACTCACCACAGTGACCCGCACGACCGTCGGCAACGGCTCCCCCGCAGTGCCCGCCTTCCTGTTGGCCCTGGCGATCTACCTCGTGGTGTCGCTCGTGATCTCCGCGTTCGTGAACCTCGCCAACCGACGGATGCGACTGGTGGAGCGATGA
- a CDS encoding amino acid ABC transporter substrate-binding protein has protein sequence MRSVNKWKGLLALLVAVALFATACGDDDDDDGGASAGGTTLQDVIDAGEVRCGTRDALPGFAVLTDDGDHVGFDSDFCRVVAAAVLGDSTATNFVDLETADRFTALQSGEIDVLIRNTTWNATRDGVEGATFLQPNFYDGSRIMVAADSDYGSISDMGDTVVCVAAGTTTEGAVAIAFDRIGLQVEVLSFENTDLIQAAFIEGRCDGWGSDASQLVSLRSTYPDGPDALRILEETFSKEPLAPAVRDGDTAWAQAVEWAVFATIQAEEFGITSANVDSFLDSDNPLILTFLGVEVDGTVLQPGLGLPTDFAYQVVKQVGNYGEIYERHITPLGLERGPNRLWVDGGLLYPPPYK, from the coding sequence ATGAGGTCGGTCAACAAGTGGAAGGGCCTGCTGGCGCTGCTGGTAGCCGTCGCGCTGTTCGCGACGGCATGTGGCGACGACGACGATGACGACGGTGGCGCGAGCGCCGGCGGAACGACGCTCCAGGACGTCATCGACGCCGGCGAGGTCCGGTGCGGAACCCGCGACGCGCTTCCCGGTTTCGCGGTCCTGACCGACGACGGAGACCATGTCGGCTTCGACAGCGACTTCTGCCGGGTTGTCGCCGCAGCGGTGCTCGGCGATTCGACCGCCACGAACTTCGTGGACCTCGAGACGGCAGACCGGTTCACAGCGCTGCAGTCCGGCGAGATCGACGTACTCATCCGCAACACCACCTGGAACGCCACCCGCGACGGAGTGGAGGGCGCCACGTTCCTTCAGCCCAACTTCTACGACGGCTCTCGCATCATGGTCGCCGCGGACTCCGACTACGGAAGCATCTCGGACATGGGCGACACCGTGGTGTGTGTCGCCGCCGGGACGACGACCGAGGGTGCCGTCGCCATCGCCTTCGACCGGATCGGTCTGCAGGTCGAAGTGCTCTCGTTCGAGAACACCGACCTGATCCAGGCGGCCTTCATCGAGGGTCGTTGTGACGGCTGGGGTTCCGACGCCAGCCAGCTCGTCTCGCTGCGCTCCACGTATCCCGACGGGCCCGACGCACTGCGGATCCTCGAGGAGACGTTCTCCAAGGAACCCCTCGCCCCTGCCGTGCGCGACGGTGACACCGCATGGGCACAGGCCGTGGAATGGGCCGTGTTCGCCACCATCCAGGCGGAGGAGTTCGGTATCACCTCCGCCAACGTGGACAGCTTCCTCGACTCCGACAATCCGCTGATCCTGACCTTCCTCGGCGTCGAGGTCGACGGCACCGTTCTGCAGCCGGGACTCGGCCTCCCGACCGACTTCGCCTACCAGGTGGTCAAGCAGGTCGGTAACTACGGCGAGATCTACGAGCGCCACATCACCCCGCTCGGCCTCGAGCGCGGCCCCAACCGGCTCTGGGTCGACGGTGGCCTCCTCTACCCGCCGCCCTACAAGTAG